Proteins encoded within one genomic window of Sebastes fasciatus isolate fSebFas1 chromosome 18, fSebFas1.pri, whole genome shotgun sequence:
- the mpv17 gene encoding mitochondrial inner membrane protein Mpv17 isoform X2 yields the protein MARLWRSYQMLLTRYPQTGQTLTAGCLMGVGDVVSQQLVERKGLTHHDLKQTTKMMSIGFILVGPVLGSWYKILDRLVVGGTKSAAMKKMLLDQLGFAPVLLGVFHGFYGVLSGLTVEENVAKVKRSYLSVCCQLLKRPPPPFAAGHINYLQKEARWS from the exons ATGGCGAGACTCTGGAGATCCTACCAGATGCTGCTGACCAGATACCCTCAAACCGGTCAGACTCTCACAGCAG GCTGTCTGATGGGTGTTGGTGATGTCGTCTCCCAGCAGCTGGTCGAGAGGAAAGGACTAACTCACCACGACCTGAAGCAGACGACGAAGATGATGAGCATCGGCTTCATCCTCGTA GGTCCGGTGCTCGGGAGCTGGTACAAAATTCTGGACAGGCTGGTGGTCGGAGGAACTAAAAGTGCTGCCATGAAGAAAATGCTGCTCGACCAG TTGGGTTTCGCTCCGGTCCTCCTGGGAGTGTTTCACGGGTTCTACGGCGTTCTGAGCGGTCTGACGGTGGAGGAGAACGTCGCCAAGGTCAAGAGG agctACCTGTCAGTTTGCTGCCAGCTGCTCAAACGTCCGCCGCCGCCGTTTGCTGCTGGTCACATCAATTATTTACAGAAGGAGGCACGTTGGAGCTGA
- the mpv17 gene encoding mitochondrial inner membrane protein Mpv17 isoform X1, with protein MARLWRSYQMLLTRYPQTGQTLTAGCLMGVGDVVSQQLVERKGLTHHDLKQTTKMMSIGFILVGPVLGSWYKILDRLVVGGTKSAAMKKMLLDQLGFAPVLLGVFHGFYGVLSGLTVEENVAKVKRDYPDTLLTNYYLWPAVQIANFYFTPLQYRLAVVQTVAIGWNSYLSWRVNKT; from the exons ATGGCGAGACTCTGGAGATCCTACCAGATGCTGCTGACCAGATACCCTCAAACCGGTCAGACTCTCACAGCAG GCTGTCTGATGGGTGTTGGTGATGTCGTCTCCCAGCAGCTGGTCGAGAGGAAAGGACTAACTCACCACGACCTGAAGCAGACGACGAAGATGATGAGCATCGGCTTCATCCTCGTA GGTCCGGTGCTCGGGAGCTGGTACAAAATTCTGGACAGGCTGGTGGTCGGAGGAACTAAAAGTGCTGCCATGAAGAAAATGCTGCTCGACCAG TTGGGTTTCGCTCCGGTCCTCCTGGGAGTGTTTCACGGGTTCTACGGCGTTCTGAGCGGTCTGACGGTGGAGGAGAACGTCGCCAAGGTCAAGAGG GACTACCCAGACACCCTGCTGACCAACTACTAC CTGTGGCCCGCCGTCCAGATCGCCAACTTCTACTTCACTCCTCTCCAGTACAG ACTGGCCGTCGTCCAGACCGTTGCTATCGGCTGGAACTCCTACCTGAGCTGGAGGGTCAATAAGACGTGA
- the uts1 gene encoding urotensin 1, whose protein sequence is MKLVLLLLLLSSVLRSAAGRPRVLSGWMDGSGLQTQHLDQELLRGDGTTPELLLDHILRRFLQEIHLDQELLSARHGTTSELLLDHILRRFLQERHPEPRHLLPEPLHMKLPKRSEEPPLSIDLTFHLLRNMIQIAKMESQREQAQLNRKVLDEVGK, encoded by the coding sequence ATGAAGCTGGTccttctgctcctgctgctctccTCGGTCCTCCGCTCCGCCGCCGGGAGACCGCGCGTCCTCTCCGGCTGGATGGACGGCAGCGGCCTCCAGACGCAGCATCTGGACCAGGAGCTCCTCAGAGGGGACGGCACCACCCCGGAGCTGCTGCTAGACCACATCCTGAGGAGGTTTCTCCAGGAGATACACCTGGACCAGGAGCTCCTCAGTGCCCGGCACGGAACCACCTCGGAGCTGCTGCTAGACCACATCCTGAGGAGGTTTCTCCAGGAGAGACACCCGGAGCCTCGGCACCTGCTCCCGGAGCCTCTGCATATGAAGCTGCCGAAGCGGAGCGAGGAGCCGCCGCTGTCCATCGACCTCACCTTCCATCTGCTGAGGAACATGATCCAGATAGCCAAGATGGAGAGCCAGAGGGAGCAGGCGCAGCTCAACCGCAAAGTCCTGGACGAGGTGGGGAAGTAA